A single genomic interval of uncultured Pseudodesulfovibrio sp. harbors:
- a CDS encoding NapC/NirT family cytochrome c, with protein sequence MERKTKSILLIMCGIVIAFPLFSMTYYTMVRTSTPEFCGSCHEIRPAVMAWKTSTHVNNAQGFVADCMDCHLPAPHDTFDFFYAKSAHGLKDVVAHFTGGDETYDRTVMKERIWSTMKNDQCMKCHRNLLQMPANRGAMLAHRKVMYAGGGNEYRCTDCHRDLVHNDRQFYEYKQFNPPYRASGLRDLGI encoded by the coding sequence ATGGAGCGAAAAACCAAGTCGATCCTGCTCATCATGTGTGGCATCGTGATCGCATTTCCGCTCTTCAGCATGACCTACTACACCATGGTCCGGACTTCGACGCCCGAATTCTGCGGCTCGTGCCATGAGATTCGTCCGGCTGTGATGGCCTGGAAAACTTCGACCCATGTCAACAACGCACAGGGATTCGTGGCCGACTGCATGGACTGCCACCTGCCTGCGCCTCATGACACATTTGATTTTTTCTATGCCAAATCAGCCCACGGCCTCAAGGACGTCGTCGCCCACTTCACCGGCGGAGACGAGACCTATGACAGAACGGTCATGAAAGAGCGCATCTGGTCGACCATGAAAAACGACCAGTGCATGAAATGCCATCGCAATCTGTTGCAGATGCCTGCCAATCGGGGCGCCATGCTCGCACACCGCAAGGTGATGTATGCGGGAGGTGGAAACGAATACCGCTGCACGGACTGTCACCGTGACCTCGTGCACAACGACAGACAGTTCTACGAGTACAAGCAGTTCAACCCGCCATACCGGGCGAGCGGACTGCGCGATCTGGGAATCTAG
- a CDS encoding multiheme c-type cytochrome, translated as MKKCMTILFVLVAFALSATVATAQTPQNFPKVRELRMDRATPPQGVACIECHKQETPGIFADWAMSRHASAGITCLDCHQAQPDDKDIAVDHEKYYAMGDLPMGEKQYFVPVAAPVTPKDCSRCHPDEAKQYAKSKHANTIEIMWKLDPWLNQGMNSDNERKTGCFYCHGTVLKMKDGKIDPATWPNVGVGRLNFDGSLGSCTSCHTRHRFSVMEARKPETCGQCHLGPDHPQIEIYNESKHGDIYQAFKQEYNFDSAPGAWTPGVDYRAPTCASCHMSGSGKQPTTHDVTERLSWETQAPLTVRPQDFKPFPSGTDWQVERGKMKDICKQCHGNAWIDDFYVDLDKAVEEYNEVYFKPAKKMLDDLYAKGLLDKSKFFDEHLEVEYYELWHHEGRRARMGSAMMAPDYAWWHGFYECKHRYNQFMEEARHLIETNTPAYKYPDFPNTGGDTTRPVEIFGKKQ; from the coding sequence ATGAAAAAATGCATGACCATACTGTTCGTTCTCGTCGCTTTCGCTCTTTCCGCGACAGTGGCGACCGCTCAGACGCCACAGAATTTCCCCAAGGTACGGGAACTCCGCATGGACCGCGCCACCCCGCCTCAGGGCGTGGCCTGCATCGAGTGCCACAAACAGGAAACACCCGGCATTTTCGCGGACTGGGCCATGAGCCGCCACGCATCCGCGGGCATCACATGCCTTGACTGTCATCAGGCCCAGCCCGACGACAAGGACATCGCGGTGGATCACGAAAAATATTACGCCATGGGAGACCTGCCCATGGGAGAAAAGCAGTACTTCGTCCCGGTGGCCGCCCCGGTCACGCCCAAGGACTGCTCCCGCTGCCATCCCGATGAAGCCAAGCAGTATGCCAAGAGCAAGCACGCCAACACCATCGAGATAATGTGGAAGCTCGACCCATGGCTGAATCAGGGCATGAACTCCGACAACGAACGCAAGACCGGCTGTTTCTACTGTCACGGCACCGTGCTCAAGATGAAGGACGGAAAGATCGATCCGGCCACATGGCCCAACGTGGGCGTCGGCCGCCTCAATTTCGACGGTTCGCTCGGCAGCTGTACCAGTTGTCATACCCGTCACCGTTTCTCCGTCATGGAAGCACGCAAGCCCGAAACATGCGGACAGTGCCATCTCGGCCCGGACCATCCGCAGATCGAAATCTACAACGAATCAAAACACGGCGACATCTACCAAGCCTTCAAGCAGGAATACAACTTCGACTCCGCTCCCGGCGCATGGACTCCGGGTGTTGACTATCGCGCTCCCACATGCGCTTCCTGCCACATGTCCGGCTCCGGCAAGCAGCCCACCACCCATGACGTGACGGAACGCCTGTCATGGGAAACACAGGCACCGCTGACGGTCCGCCCGCAAGACTTCAAGCCGTTCCCATCGGGGACCGACTGGCAGGTCGAGCGCGGCAAGATGAAGGACATCTGCAAGCAGTGTCACGGCAATGCGTGGATCGACGACTTCTATGTCGATCTCGACAAGGCCGTGGAAGAATACAACGAGGTCTACTTCAAGCCTGCCAAGAAGATGCTCGACGATCTGTATGCAAAGGGATTGCTGGACAAGTCCAAGTTCTTCGACGAACACTTGGAAGTCGAGTACTATGAACTCTGGCATCATGAAGGCCGCCGCGCCCGCATGGGCTCCGCCATGATGGCCCCGGACTATGCATGGTGGCACGGTTTCTATGAATGCAAGCACCGCTACAACCAGTTCATGGAAGAAGCGCGCCATCTCATCGAGACCAACACCCCGGCATACAAGTATCCCGACTTCCCGAACACGGGCGGCGATACGACCAGGCCGGTGGAGATCTTCGGCAAGAAGCAATAA